The following are encoded in a window of Solibacillus sp. FSL R7-0668 genomic DNA:
- the rpsL gene encoding 30S ribosomal protein S12, whose protein sequence is MPTINQLVRKPRQSKSTKSKSPALNKGYNSFKKSLTDVKSPQKRGVCTRVGTMTPRKPNSALRKYARVRLTNQLEVTAYIPGEGHNLQEHSVVLIRGGRVKDLAGVRYHIVRGALDTAGVNGRLQSRSKYGTKRPKEKK, encoded by the coding sequence ATGCCTACAATTAACCAATTAGTACGTAAGCCTCGTCAATCTAAAAGCACGAAATCAAAATCTCCAGCGTTAAACAAAGGTTATAACTCATTTAAAAAATCTTTAACTGACGTTAAATCTCCACAAAAACGCGGAGTTTGTACTCGTGTAGGTACAATGACACCACGTAAACCGAACTCGGCTTTACGTAAATATGCTCGTGTACGCTTAACTAACCAACTTGAGGTTACTGCGTATATCCCAGGTGAAGGCCACAACTTACAAGAACACAGTGTAGTTCTTATCCGTGGCGGACGCGTAAAAGACTTAGCGGGTGTTCGTTACCATATCGTACGTGGTGCTCTTGATACAGCTGGTGTAAACGGTCGTTTACAATCACGTTCTAAATACGGAACAAAACGCCCTAAAGAAAAAAAATAA
- a CDS encoding LysR family transcriptional regulator — MDIRQIEYFVEVAKQLSFTKAAATLHVSQPSISKAIQNFEAELGVPLFYRSSKQLELTDAGQAVLINSMQVLESFQNLRSELTDLMQLKKGQIRIGIPPIVGAEFFSRLISMYKEQNPYIEIVLTEVGTKKIREEIDVGELDIGLVCSVASTNENLETICFLRDPLQLIVHENHPLAQKNNITMADLTNEAFIIYRKDFILYDRIMEECSKLGFSPTIACETTQKDLFIEMVQAQLGIALLPQKIAEKIPYPSIKCIPFKEEIIHLELGITWKKNKYLPFAVREFIRLAKQFVLH, encoded by the coding sequence ATGGATATTCGCCAAATTGAATATTTTGTAGAGGTTGCCAAGCAGCTCAGCTTCACAAAAGCAGCTGCCACACTGCATGTATCCCAGCCATCTATTAGTAAAGCGATACAAAATTTTGAAGCAGAGCTCGGTGTACCACTATTTTACCGTTCATCCAAGCAGCTTGAACTAACGGATGCTGGTCAAGCGGTGCTCATCAATTCCATGCAAGTGCTCGAATCATTCCAAAACCTACGCTCTGAATTAACTGATTTAATGCAGCTAAAGAAGGGGCAAATCCGAATCGGTATCCCGCCAATCGTAGGCGCCGAATTTTTCTCACGTTTGATTAGCATGTACAAAGAACAAAATCCGTATATCGAAATCGTATTAACAGAGGTAGGCACCAAAAAAATCCGTGAAGAAATTGATGTCGGCGAACTCGATATTGGCCTTGTATGCAGTGTCGCATCGACCAATGAAAATCTTGAAACCATTTGTTTTTTACGAGACCCTTTGCAACTGATTGTGCATGAAAATCATCCACTCGCACAAAAAAACAATATCACCATGGCTGATTTAACTAATGAAGCCTTTATTATTTACCGCAAAGACTTTATCTTATATGACCGCATTATGGAAGAATGCTCGAAGCTTGGCTTTTCTCCAACAATTGCATGCGAAACGACACAAAAGGATCTGTTTATCGAAATGGTACAGGCTCAGCTCGGCATTGCTCTGCTCCCCCAAAAAATTGCTGAAAAAATCCCGTATCCCTCTATTAAATGCATTCCATTCAAAGAGGAAATTATTCATCTTGAGCTCGGCATTACGTGGAAGAAAAATAAGTATCTCCCGTTTGCGGTACGTGAATTTATTCGACTCGCAAAGCAATTTGTACTTCATTAA
- the tuf gene encoding elongation factor Tu — translation MAKEKFDRSKTHANVGTIGHVDHGKTTLTAAIATVLSKKMGGEAKSYADVDNAPEEKERGITINTSHVEYETETRHYAHVDCPGHADYVKNMITGAAQMDGGILVVSAADGPMPQTREHILLSRQVGVPYLVVFMNKCDMVDDEELLELVEMEIRDLLSEYEFPGDDIPVIKGSALKALEGEPEWEEKIVELMNAVDEYIPTPERQTDKPFMMPVEDVFSITGRGTVATGRVERGQVKVGDVVEIIGITEEAKSTTVTGVEMFRKLLDYAEAGDNIGALLRGVAREDIQRGQVLAKPGSITPHTNFKAEVYVLSKEEGGRHTPFFSNYRPQFYFRTTDVTGICMLPEGVEMVMPGDNIEMTVELIAPIALEEGTKFSIREGGRTVGAGVVATIQK, via the coding sequence ATGGCTAAAGAAAAATTTGACCGTTCAAAAACGCATGCTAACGTTGGTACAATCGGACACGTTGACCATGGTAAAACAACTTTAACTGCTGCAATCGCAACAGTTCTTTCTAAAAAAATGGGTGGGGAAGCTAAATCATATGCTGACGTAGACAACGCACCAGAAGAAAAAGAACGTGGTATTACAATCAATACTTCACACGTTGAGTATGAAACTGAAACTCGTCACTACGCACACGTAGACTGCCCAGGACACGCTGACTATGTTAAAAACATGATCACTGGTGCTGCACAAATGGATGGCGGTATCTTAGTAGTATCTGCTGCTGATGGTCCAATGCCACAAACTCGTGAGCACATCCTTTTATCTCGTCAAGTAGGTGTTCCTTACTTAGTAGTATTCATGAACAAATGTGATATGGTTGACGACGAAGAATTATTAGAATTAGTAGAAATGGAAATCCGTGACCTACTATCTGAATATGAATTCCCAGGCGACGATATTCCTGTAATCAAAGGTTCTGCTCTTAAAGCTCTTGAAGGTGAGCCTGAGTGGGAAGAAAAAATCGTTGAATTAATGAACGCTGTTGATGAGTACATCCCAACTCCAGAGCGTCAAACTGACAAACCATTCATGATGCCAGTAGAGGACGTATTCTCTATCACTGGTCGTGGTACAGTTGCAACTGGCCGTGTTGAACGTGGTCAAGTTAAAGTTGGTGACGTAGTAGAAATCATCGGTATCACTGAAGAAGCTAAATCTACAACTGTAACTGGTGTAGAAATGTTCCGTAAATTATTAGATTACGCTGAAGCTGGTGACAACATTGGTGCTTTATTACGTGGTGTTGCTCGTGAAGACATCCAACGTGGTCAAGTATTAGCTAAACCAGGTTCAATCACTCCACACACAAACTTCAAAGCAGAAGTTTATGTATTATCAAAAGAAGAGGGTGGACGTCATACTCCATTCTTCTCTAACTACCGTCCTCAGTTCTACTTCCGTACAACTGACGTAACTGGTATTTGTATGTTACCAGAAGGCGTAGAAATGGTTATGCCTGGCGATAACATCGAAATGACTGTAGAATTAATCGCTCCAATCGCTCTTGAAGAAGGTACTAAATTCTCTATCCGTGAGGGTGGCCGTACTGTAGGCGCTGGCGTAGTTGCTACTATCCAAAAATAA
- a CDS encoding malate synthase G, producing MTNYVQVGNLQVAEQLADFINNHVLPESGVEQESFWAGFDQLIHELAPENKALLVRREELQAQINNWHKENKNNFNFDQYKSFLQEIGYLEPKIEDYKVETENVDDEIALQAGPQLVVPVSNARYAINAANARWGSFYDALYGTDVISDEDGAEAGKGYNPIRGNKVIAYAKDFLNKAAALQQGSHADATCYVIAAGRLEVTLADGTNTTLAQAEKLIGYNGDASAPTAILLKNNDLHIEIQIDRNHPIGKEDAAGVKDVYLESAVTTIMDCEDSVAAVDAEDKVEVYSNWLGLMKGDLSATFEKGSKTMTRTLNPNRLYTGLNGETVTLNGRSLMFIRNVGHLMTNPAILDKDGNEVPEGIMDGVITSLIAKHEVLGNGQHKNSQKGSVYIVKPKMHGPAEVAFANKLFTQVEDLIGLERDTLKIGVMDEERRTSLNLKACIKEVKNRVVFINTGFLDRTGDEIHTSMEAGAMIRKGEMKASTWLTSYEKSNVIVGLNAGLQGRAQIGKGMWAMPDLMAEMIKQKIGHPQAGANTAWVPSPTAATLHATHYHEVDVKEVQKGIVTSEDLQDAILQIPVAPSTDWSPEEIQQELDNNAQGILGYVVRWVEHGVGCSKVPDINNIGLMEDRATLRISSQHVANWLHHGICTAAQVEETLKRMAKVVDEQNADDAAYTPMSANYEESVAFQAASDLVFKGYDQPSGYTEPILHKKRIEAKAKQKVNA from the coding sequence ATGACGAATTATGTGCAAGTTGGAAATTTACAAGTAGCTGAGCAATTAGCAGATTTTATTAATAATCATGTATTACCTGAAAGCGGTGTAGAACAGGAAAGCTTTTGGGCAGGCTTTGATCAATTAATTCATGAGTTGGCACCAGAAAATAAAGCACTATTAGTACGTCGTGAGGAGTTACAAGCACAAATTAATAACTGGCATAAGGAAAATAAAAATAATTTTAACTTTGATCAGTATAAATCCTTTTTACAAGAAATCGGCTACTTAGAGCCTAAAATAGAAGATTATAAAGTAGAGACTGAAAATGTAGATGATGAAATTGCATTGCAGGCTGGGCCACAGTTAGTAGTACCTGTAAGTAATGCGCGCTATGCAATTAATGCAGCAAATGCACGTTGGGGTAGTTTTTATGATGCGCTTTACGGCACGGATGTAATTAGTGATGAAGATGGAGCTGAAGCTGGTAAAGGCTATAATCCGATACGTGGCAATAAAGTAATCGCTTATGCAAAGGACTTTTTAAATAAGGCAGCCGCTTTACAGCAAGGTTCGCATGCAGATGCAACGTGCTATGTCATTGCCGCGGGTAGACTTGAAGTGACATTAGCAGATGGAACAAACACAACGCTCGCACAAGCAGAAAAATTAATTGGTTACAATGGGGATGCCAGTGCACCGACAGCTATTTTATTGAAAAATAATGACCTACACATTGAAATTCAAATTGACCGCAATCATCCAATTGGTAAAGAGGATGCAGCAGGTGTGAAGGATGTGTATTTAGAGTCAGCCGTGACAACGATTATGGACTGCGAGGATTCTGTAGCAGCAGTAGACGCAGAGGATAAGGTTGAGGTGTATTCCAACTGGCTGGGGCTAATGAAAGGCGACCTTTCAGCAACTTTTGAAAAAGGCTCAAAAACAATGACACGTACATTAAATCCAAACCGTTTATACACAGGGCTAAATGGCGAGACAGTAACGTTGAACGGGCGTTCGCTGATGTTTATTCGTAACGTAGGTCATTTAATGACAAACCCGGCCATTTTAGATAAGGATGGCAATGAAGTTCCTGAAGGTATTATGGATGGCGTGATTACAAGCTTAATCGCGAAGCATGAAGTGTTAGGCAACGGACAGCATAAAAATTCGCAAAAAGGCTCTGTATATATTGTAAAGCCAAAAATGCATGGTCCAGCAGAAGTGGCGTTTGCTAATAAACTATTTACACAGGTAGAAGATTTAATTGGCTTAGAGCGCGATACATTAAAAATTGGGGTTATGGATGAGGAGCGCCGCACATCCCTAAATTTAAAAGCATGTATCAAAGAAGTAAAGAACCGTGTTGTTTTCATTAATACAGGCTTCTTAGATCGTACGGGTGATGAAATTCATACGTCGATGGAAGCGGGGGCGATGATTCGTAAAGGTGAAATGAAAGCATCGACTTGGTTAACATCCTATGAAAAATCCAATGTAATCGTAGGCTTAAATGCCGGCTTACAAGGTCGCGCTCAAATTGGTAAAGGGATGTGGGCGATGCCGGATTTAATGGCTGAAATGATCAAACAAAAAATTGGCCATCCGCAAGCAGGTGCGAATACAGCCTGGGTTCCATCACCAACAGCAGCGACTTTACACGCAACGCATTACCATGAAGTGGACGTAAAAGAGGTGCAAAAAGGAATCGTAACGTCTGAGGATTTACAAGATGCGATTTTACAAATTCCAGTTGCGCCGTCTACAGATTGGTCACCTGAGGAGATTCAGCAAGAGTTGGATAATAATGCACAAGGAATTTTAGGTTATGTTGTGCGCTGGGTAGAGCATGGGGTTGGTTGTTCGAAGGTTCCAGATATTAATAATATCGGCTTAATGGAAGACCGTGCGACATTGCGTATTTCAAGTCAGCATGTAGCAAACTGGTTACACCACGGCATTTGTACAGCAGCGCAAGTGGAAGAAACATTAAAGCGTATGGCAAAGGTAGTGGATGAGCAAAATGCAGATGATGCAGCTTATACACCGATGTCAGCTAATTATGAGGAGTCAGTCGCATTCCAAGCGGCGAGTGACTTAGTATTTAAAGGCTATGATCAGCCAAGTGGGTATACAGAGCCGATTTTACACAAAAAGCGTATTGAAGCGAAGGCTAAACAAAAAGTAAATGCTTAA
- the rpsG gene encoding 30S ribosomal protein S7 translates to MPRKGPVSKRDVLPDPIYNSKLVTRLINKMMIDGKRGTSQKILYGAFELVQERSGQNALEVFEAALNNVMPVLEVRARRVGGSNYQVPVEVRPERRTTLGLRYLVNYSRLRGEKTMEERLANEILDASNNTGASVKKREDMHKMAEANKAFAHYRW, encoded by the coding sequence ATGCCTCGTAAAGGTCCTGTTTCCAAACGTGACGTGTTACCAGATCCAATTTATAATTCGAAACTAGTAACTCGTTTAATCAACAAAATGATGATTGATGGTAAAAGAGGTACTTCTCAAAAGATTTTATACGGAGCTTTTGAATTAGTTCAAGAGCGTTCGGGTCAAAATGCTTTAGAAGTATTTGAAGCTGCATTAAACAACGTAATGCCAGTATTAGAAGTACGCGCTCGTCGTGTTGGTGGTTCTAACTACCAAGTACCAGTAGAAGTTCGTCCAGAACGTCGTACAACTTTAGGTTTACGTTATTTAGTTAACTATTCTCGTCTTCGTGGTGAAAAAACGATGGAAGAGCGTTTAGCTAACGAAATCTTAGATGCATCAAACAACACTGGTGCTTCAGTTAAGAAACGTGAAGATATGCACAAAATGGCAGAAGCGAACAAAGCGTTTGCTCACTACCGTTGGTAA
- the fusA gene encoding elongation factor G, whose amino-acid sequence MKREFSLENTRNIGIMAHIDAGKTTTTERILYYTGKIHKIGETHDGGAQMDWMEQEQERGITITSAATTAQWAGHRINIIDTPGHVDFTVEVERSLRVLDGAVTVLDAQSGVEPQTETVWRQATTYGVPRIVFINKMDKMGADFLYSLGTLHERLQANAHPIQLPIGAEDEFSAIIDLVEMNATFYGNEEGTAVTVGEIPESHKAQAEEYREKLIDAVASVDEDLMEKYLEGEEITKEELKAAIRKATIAVEFYPVLCGTAFKHKGVRKMLDAAVDYLPAPTDVPDIKGTDIDGEEEIIRHSSDEEPFSALAFKVMTDPFVGKLTFFRVYSGTLEAGSYVQNSSKGKRERVGRILQMHANSREEISKVFAGDIAAAVGLKDTSTGDTLCDDKNLVILESMEFPEPVISLSVEPKSKADQDKMGQALAKLQEEDPTFRAHTDTETGQTIISGMGELHLDILVDRMRREFKVDANVGAPMVSYRETFRSEAKVQGKFTRQSGGRGQYGDVTIEFSPNEEGKGFEFENAIVGGVVPREYIPAVEAGLRDSLDRGVIAGYPLIDIKAKLVFGSYHDVDSNEMAFKIAASMALKEAAKKCSPALLEPMMKVEVVIPEEYLGDIMGNITARRGRVEGMEARGNSQVVRAMVPLAEMFGYATTLRSATQGRGVFSMVFDHYEDVPKSIAEEIIKKNKGE is encoded by the coding sequence ATGAAACGCGAATTCTCTCTAGAGAATACTCGTAATATTGGGATCATGGCTCACATTGATGCTGGTAAAACAACAACAACTGAGCGTATCCTTTATTACACTGGTAAGATTCACAAAATCGGTGAAACGCATGACGGTGGAGCTCAAATGGACTGGATGGAGCAAGAGCAAGAACGTGGTATCACAATCACTTCTGCTGCTACAACAGCACAATGGGCTGGTCACCGTATCAACATCATCGATACTCCTGGACACGTAGACTTCACTGTAGAAGTAGAACGTTCTTTACGTGTACTTGATGGTGCTGTAACAGTATTAGATGCTCAATCAGGTGTTGAGCCTCAAACTGAAACAGTATGGCGTCAAGCTACTACTTACGGGGTTCCTCGTATCGTATTCATCAACAAAATGGATAAAATGGGTGCAGATTTCTTATATTCTTTAGGAACATTACATGAACGTTTACAAGCAAACGCTCACCCAATCCAATTACCAATTGGTGCAGAAGACGAGTTCTCAGCTATCATCGACTTAGTAGAAATGAACGCTACATTCTACGGTAACGAAGAGGGTACTGCAGTAACAGTTGGTGAGATTCCAGAATCTCATAAAGCACAAGCTGAAGAGTACCGTGAGAAATTAATCGACGCTGTTGCAAGTGTTGATGAAGATCTTATGGAGAAATACTTAGAAGGCGAAGAAATTACTAAAGAAGAATTAAAAGCAGCAATCCGTAAAGCTACTATCGCGGTAGAATTCTACCCAGTACTTTGTGGTACAGCATTCAAACACAAAGGTGTTCGTAAAATGCTAGATGCAGCTGTTGATTATCTTCCAGCTCCAACGGATGTTCCTGACATTAAAGGTACTGACATTGATGGTGAAGAAGAAATCATCCGTCATTCTTCTGATGAAGAGCCATTCTCAGCGCTTGCATTCAAAGTAATGACTGACCCATTCGTAGGTAAGTTAACATTCTTCCGTGTGTACTCTGGTACATTAGAAGCTGGTTCTTACGTACAAAACTCTTCTAAAGGTAAACGTGAGCGTGTAGGTCGTATCCTACAAATGCACGCTAACTCTCGTGAAGAGATTTCAAAAGTATTCGCAGGTGATATCGCTGCTGCTGTAGGTCTTAAAGATACTTCAACTGGTGATACTTTATGTGACGATAAAAACCTTGTTATTTTAGAGTCTATGGAGTTCCCAGAGCCAGTTATCTCTTTATCTGTAGAACCAAAATCTAAAGCTGACCAAGATAAGATGGGTCAAGCATTAGCTAAATTACAAGAAGAAGATCCAACTTTCCGTGCTCACACTGACACAGAAACTGGACAAACGATCATCTCTGGTATGGGTGAGTTACACTTAGACATCCTAGTTGACCGTATGCGCCGTGAATTTAAAGTTGATGCAAACGTTGGTGCTCCAATGGTATCTTACCGTGAGACATTCCGTTCTGAAGCTAAAGTTCAAGGTAAATTCACTCGTCAATCTGGTGGTCGCGGTCAATACGGTGACGTAACGATCGAGTTCTCTCCAAACGAAGAAGGTAAAGGCTTTGAATTCGAAAACGCTATCGTTGGTGGTGTTGTACCTCGTGAATACATTCCTGCTGTAGAAGCTGGTTTACGTGATTCTTTAGATCGCGGTGTAATTGCTGGTTACCCATTAATCGATATTAAAGCGAAATTAGTATTCGGTTCTTACCATGATGTTGACTCGAATGAGATGGCATTCAAAATCGCTGCTTCTATGGCATTAAAAGAAGCTGCTAAAAAATGTAGCCCAGCTTTATTAGAGCCAATGATGAAAGTTGAAGTTGTAATTCCAGAAGAGTACCTTGGTGATATCATGGGTAACATTACTGCTCGTCGCGGACGCGTTGAGGGTATGGAAGCTCGCGGTAACTCTCAAGTAGTACGCGCAATGGTACCATTAGCTGAAATGTTCGGCTATGCTACAACTTTACGTTCTGCAACACAAGGTCGCGGTGTATTCTCAATGGTGTTCGATCACTATGAAGATGTACCAAAATCAATTGCAGAAGAAATTATCAAAAAAAATAAAGGTGAATAA
- a CDS encoding response regulator transcription factor yields the protein MKVLLIEDDGAIFSLIEERFRQWNIEVVGPENFHQVMTTFSEQKPQLVIIDIQLPAFDGFHWCREIRAQSKVPILFLSSRDHPMDMVMAMQMGADDFVQKPFHMEVLLAKVQALLRRTYDYQEVAQHDVETWNGAEIQYDRALVHFQNKQVELTKNELFILKVLVKVKGQIVSRDDLMRKLWDDERFVNDNTLTVNVNRLRQRLEEIGLVDVILTKKGLGYMAVSE from the coding sequence TTGAAAGTGTTATTAATCGAAGACGATGGGGCAATTTTTTCATTGATTGAGGAGCGCTTCCGTCAGTGGAATATTGAGGTAGTAGGTCCGGAAAACTTCCATCAGGTGATGACTACTTTTTCAGAACAAAAACCGCAGCTCGTCATAATTGATATTCAGCTACCTGCATTTGACGGCTTTCATTGGTGTCGTGAAATTCGGGCGCAATCGAAAGTGCCTATTTTATTTTTATCTTCGCGTGATCATCCAATGGATATGGTAATGGCGATGCAAATGGGGGCCGATGATTTTGTGCAAAAGCCGTTTCATATGGAGGTGCTACTTGCAAAGGTACAAGCATTATTGCGCCGTACTTATGATTATCAGGAAGTGGCGCAACATGATGTGGAAACGTGGAACGGTGCTGAAATCCAATACGACCGTGCACTTGTCCATTTTCAAAACAAGCAGGTAGAGCTAACAAAAAATGAGCTATTTATTTTAAAGGTTTTAGTGAAGGTGAAGGGGCAAATCGTGTCACGTGATGATTTAATGCGTAAACTTTGGGATGATGAGCGCTTTGTCAATGACAATACGCTGACGGTCAATGTCAATCGCTTGCGCCAGCGTTTAGAGGAAATTGGTTTAGTCGATGTCATCTTAACGAAAAAAGGGCTTGGCTATATGGCGGTGAGTGAATGA
- a CDS encoding ribosomal L7Ae/L30e/S12e/Gadd45 family protein: MSYDQVKQASQTIIGIKQAVKAMRAGQVTALFVAIDADNWVTDPAILLAKEIGVPVYHVNSKKELGKACGIHVGAAVVAITAM, translated from the coding sequence ATGTCTTACGATCAAGTAAAACAGGCTAGTCAAACAATCATAGGTATAAAGCAAGCAGTGAAAGCAATGCGTGCTGGACAAGTAACAGCTCTTTTCGTCGCAATTGATGCAGACAATTGGGTAACCGATCCGGCCATTCTTCTCGCGAAAGAAATTGGTGTACCAGTTTATCACGTCAATTCAAAGAAAGAACTTGGAAAAGCTTGCGGCATTCATGTTGGAGCTGCGGTTGTTGCGATTACTGCGATGTAG